Within Desulfovibrio legallii, the genomic segment CGCCAGCGTGCTGGTGGTCTATACTGCGCCCTCCCTGAGCCAGTATGTGGGTTTTCATGTGCCCCCCAACACCATTGAAAATTTTGTGGGCGAGATCGTCACCGGCGCGGAAAAGTCCATGGAATCCTTTGTCGCCGAAAACTTTCCGGGCGTGGAGGCCAAGGGCCAGGTGCTCATCGGCTATGCCGCCGAAGAAATCCTCAATCGCGCCAAGGAAGAGAGCGTGGACCTCATCGTTATGGGCACCCACGGCCGCAAGGGCATTGACCGCATCCTCTTTGGCTCCGTAGCCGAAAAGGTGGTCAAAAACGCCGACATGCCCGTGCTGACCGTGCGGCCCACGGATATTGAAGACTAAACCGGCCGCGGGCCCGCCCCCGGAACCGTTTTTGTTCAGGCCCCCGCCGCCGACGGGGGCCTGCCTTTGTCAGAAAGGCGGCCCGCAACGCCCTGCGCCACAGCGGTTCGCAGCGGCCTTCGCGGCCCGTGCGGCGGCAGCGCACGCAACTGCTCTACCATTGGAGCTTCCATGACCCCCAGCAGCGTCCGGCCGGAAATCGCCGGTCTCAAACCCTATGCGCCCGGCCTTTCCATCGCGGAAATTCAGGAAAAATACGGGCTTTCCCAGGTCATCAAGCTGGCCAGCAACGAAAACCCCCTGGGCACGCCCCCCCTGGCCGTCGCCGCCCTTCGCCGCCACGCGGAAGGGGCCTTCCGCTACCCGCAGGGCGGCAATCCGCGCCTGGCCGCCGCCCTGGGCCGCCGCCACCGGGTGGAGCCCGCCCGCATTGTGGTGGGCAACGGCTCGGACGAAATCCTGGATCTGCTCATCCGGGTGCTGGCCGTGCCGGGCCGGGATAATCTGGTCTGCTGCCGCCCCTGCTTCAGCATCTATCCCATCCAGGGTCAGATCTGCGGCGTGGAGGTGCGCCGCACCCCCCTGCGGGAAGATTTTTCCTTCGATTTCGGTGCCATGATCAATCTGGCGGACAGCAACACCCGCCTTATGTTCGTGACCACGCCCGACAACCCATCCGGCCACTGCCCGCCCCGTGCGGATGTGGCGCAGCTGGCGCGCGAGCTGGCGGCCCGCGCGCCCCAGTGCCTGCTGGTGGTGGACGAAGCCTATATGGATTTTGCCCCGGACCCGGCCGCATCCTCCCTGCTGGAAAGCGGCGAACTGCCAGAAAACGCCGCCTTTATGCGGACATTTTCCAAACAGTACGGCCTGGCGGGCCTGCGCGTGGGCTACGGCGTGCTGCCGCGCGACCTGGCGGACTACCTCTGGCGCGCGCGGCTGCCTTTTTCCGTCAACGTGCTGGCCGAGGAAGCCGCCCTGGCCGCCCTGGAGGACAGCGCCTTCTACGCCGCCACCCAGGAAACCGTGCGCACCGGGCGCGATGCGCTCACCGTAGGCCTTACGGCGCTGGGCTGCAGCGTGTGGCCCAGCGCGGCCAACTTCCTCATGTTCCGCCTGCCCGAGGCCGCGCCCGCTGCGGCCGTCTGCTTTGAGGCGTTGTTGCGCCGCGGGATCATCATCCGCCCCCTGACCAGCTACGGCCTGCCCGACCTTTTGCGCGTCAGCGTGGGCGACGCGCGGGAAAACCGCGCTTTTCTCAACGCCCTGGACGCCATCCTGAACGCGGCCCGCCAAGGGGGTGCGGCATGAGCGCCACTCTCCCCGTAGTGACCCTGGACGGCCCGGCGGGCGTGGGCAAAACCACCCTGGCCCGGCGCATGGCCGAAAGCCTGGGCCTGGCCTATCTGGATACCGGCGCCATGTTCCGCTGCCTGGCCCTCAAGCTGGGGCCGGGCGCGGAAGCCCTGCCCGAAGAGGATCTGCGCGCCCGCTGCGCGCAGTACGCCTTCCGCCTCAGCGGCACGGGGCGGGGCTCCACCCTGTTCTGCAATGAAACGCCCGTGCGCGGCGAAGTGCGCACCGAGGCCGTGGGCATGCTGGCCGCGCGCATTGCCGCCGTGCCCGTGGTGCGCGAGGCCCTGCGCGGCATCCAGCGGCGCATGGGCGAGGCCTCCCCCCTGGTGGCCGAAGGCCGCGACATGGGCACGGTGGTCTTTCCCGATGCGCGCTTCAAATTCTTTCTGGACGCGGCCCCGGAGGTGCGCGCCGTGCGCCGCCTGCGCGACCTGGAAAACCGTGGTCAAAGCGCGGACCTCAACAGTCTGACGGATCAGATCCGCCGCCGCGACGCCATGGACCGCAACCGCGCCGTGGCCCCCCTGCGCCCCGCCCAGGACGCCTTGC encodes:
- a CDS encoding universal stress protein — encoded protein: MKEIKKILCAVDLSDHSKDVAEYALLLAQKLNASVLVVYTAPSLSQYVGFHVPPNTIENFVGEIVTGAEKSMESFVAENFPGVEAKGQVLIGYAAEEILNRAKEESVDLIVMGTHGRKGIDRILFGSVAEKVVKNADMPVLTVRPTDIED
- the hisC gene encoding histidinol-phosphate transaminase, whose protein sequence is MTPSSVRPEIAGLKPYAPGLSIAEIQEKYGLSQVIKLASNENPLGTPPLAVAALRRHAEGAFRYPQGGNPRLAAALGRRHRVEPARIVVGNGSDEILDLLIRVLAVPGRDNLVCCRPCFSIYPIQGQICGVEVRRTPLREDFSFDFGAMINLADSNTRLMFVTTPDNPSGHCPPRADVAQLARELAARAPQCLLVVDEAYMDFAPDPAASSLLESGELPENAAFMRTFSKQYGLAGLRVGYGVLPRDLADYLWRARLPFSVNVLAEEAALAALEDSAFYAATQETVRTGRDALTVGLTALGCSVWPSAANFLMFRLPEAAPAAAVCFEALLRRGIIIRPLTSYGLPDLLRVSVGDARENRAFLNALDAILNAARQGGAA
- the cmk gene encoding (d)CMP kinase codes for the protein MSATLPVVTLDGPAGVGKTTLARRMAESLGLAYLDTGAMFRCLALKLGPGAEALPEEDLRARCAQYAFRLSGTGRGSTLFCNETPVRGEVRTEAVGMLAARIAAVPVVREALRGIQRRMGEASPLVAEGRDMGTVVFPDARFKFFLDAAPEVRAVRRLRDLENRGQSADLNSLTDQIRRRDAMDRNRAVAPLRPAQDALLVDTSHLDIEGVLGVMLHHIDVHGGARALRAAAL